The region atatgttatAGCAACAACTATCTATAGTATATAGAGCAAAtagctatctacagcagatatcaaatgaaagctatctaggGGAGAGTGGGGAGTGTTTGCcgcatctacagtagatagcaaataaaagctatctacagtagatagtaaatgaaagccatctacagtatatagcaaatgaaagctatctacagtagatagcaaatgaaagctatctaggggagagcggggagtgttcgccctatctACAGTAGGGCCTAGATAGTAAATGAgagctacagaagatagcaaattatagctatctacagtagatagcaaatgaaaggtatatacagtagatagcaaatgaaagctatctacagtagatagcaaatgattgatatctacagtaaatataaaatgaaagctatctacagtaggctagatagcaaatgaaagctatctacggtagatagcaaatgattgatatctacagtaaatataaaatgaaagctatctacagtaggctAGATAgcaatgaaagctatctacggtagatagcaaatgattgatatctacagtagacagcaaacaaaagctatctacagtagatagcaaatgattgatatctacagtagacaggaaacaaaagctatctacagtagatagcaaatgaaagctatctacagtagatagtaaatgaaagctacagtagatagcaaatgaaactatctacagtagacagcaaacaaaagctatctacagtagatatcaaatgaaagctatctacagtaggctatttagcaaatgaaagctatctacagtaggcccctagatagcaaatgaaagctatctacagtagatagcaaatgaaagtTATCTACAGTACCGTAGATAACAATTAAATGatagctatctacagaagatatcaaacgaaagctatctacagtagttagcaaatgaaagctatctacagtaggccTAGACAGCAAACGAAAGATACCTAGGcctatagtagatagcaaatgatatAATAGCTACGGTAGGCCtagatagcaaatgaaagctatctacagtagataacaaatgaaagttttctgcagtagataacaaattcaAGCTGTttacagtagatagtaatataatgaaagctatctacagtaggcctacatagcaTTTGAAAGCTGTCTACAGTTTAAGTTGTTTCGTTTGTGATGTTCTCCTGATTCATTGTTAAGCGCCCGTAATCTGTCGCTTGCGCACCGTATTCTGACGACCAGAATTTAGTATAGTTTTTGCGTGCGGAGCCGAATTCTGCATACGTGTCGGTACACAAAGAGCTTACAAAAAAAACAGCGATCTGCTGAATAGTACATCATTTGTTTGTCAATCAACAATCTAGAATAATACATaaactaataaactgtataaaaTGACCAGCAGAACTAAGAAAAGCGATAAAGATTCGTCAAAAAGCATCGCACTACCGTCGGTATGGCAGCGAGCTTTTACTTCAAGTCACAGTGGCCAGATAAGGTAAGCTTAACACAAAACTGATGATGATTCCGCATTCTTTCGGTCGAGGTTGTTCCATCGATTGCATAAacttacccatttctcatgtctgtcaaaggggacactcTCGCGTCAGGGCCGTCGCTACtacgctagaccattttctcggggGCGGGGGGGGGTGTCTATTACTCGAGTCGAGAACACAATAGTACAtggtataggtatgccaggcaaacacatttgctagtcagccaaattcgccaaaaatgtcaatgcatttttacatagaaaacaactggccgaagaaagaaacctacataaattatatgttttctatacttcacttgacccaaatatatgattttttatggtgataaatcactcgcacatggaattttagagggattttgatagcagttccataaaaaaaagctgctatcataataattagggtgcatcaaacgcccctcatgtcaatgttattttttgctTGAGTGATTAAAGTGTGCCACTTATCAAGTTAAATAAgtgctccaaatttaaattcaaatggaGGTCGGGAAATGGGTCCTCCATGAGCTCAAAGTTTGAGCGTTATTTGTAAGTATAGCGGTAGAACTACAAatgaggcagctatttagttttacGCACTTTTGACATGTAAAATAAAGGCTGCCATATTGATTCTgcattaaacagtgtgtttgtaaCTAAAATGTGTCACCTTATACTTAACAAATCATAACAATCATGCTAGGATGATGTCACAGGTTAGACATGCCTTAAAATGAATAGCTGCATTTAAATACATAATAAATCACCAACATTTCTCTTATTTGCAAAGTTGAGAAATTCACAGACTATTACTATCAGGAAAGATTGGGCAATATATGAACATCTTATGTTGTCATAATCTTAACAGATGCTCAGACACATGGCCAGAGTCCCCAGCATATCTCCTTTTAGCAATGTCATTAGCCATCAATGTGGTTCATGACGCAGCATACAGTGTGAAACTTCTAAGTGCAGGTTTTTTTTCCTATCTTGTTCAACCACCAGCAAAACATCAGAATGTTTTGCAGGTGGTTGAAACAAGATAGGAAAAAGAAATCCCAATCTACGTAAAGCGCCAACTGTATAGCTGCGCAACTGAACTTTATATATACTAATAACTTCTaaaaaagtgacagttatgaCTTGAAAGATTATGACAACATGATTATTATATTGCCCACTCTCTGATAGTAACAGGTGAATTAACACAAATAAGAGAAATGTATGATTTATTATGTATTTAAATACATGGGGCAGCTATTCATTTTAAGGCATGTCTAACCTGTGACATCATCCTAGCATGATTGTTATGATTTGTTAAGTATAAGGTGACACATTTTAGttacaaacacactgtttaatgcAGAATCAATATGGCAGCCTTTATTTTACATGTCCACAAGTGCTTAACACAAAATAGCTGCCTCATTTGTAGTTCTATTGTTATACATACAAATAACGCTCAAACTTTGAGCTCGCTGGAGGACCCATTTCCCACCtccatttgaatttaaatttggagcacTTATTTAACTTGATAAGTGGCACACTTTAATCACTCAagcaaaaaataacattgacatgaggggcgtttgatcatgagactaagatctagaaacacccccgaaatgccgttttggggaattttgctagctgaatctttttgacattgtttgatgaaagtcaatctttgactacaCCCaccgaatgtgtgtcatcagccctcagatcggccctcagacacactcatacaggcatagagttctgcagtagcatgttttgttgacattttgtgtaatgtttacatccatgacagttctaataccatcatcagacaactcaaatacaaaggatatcagttggcaatcttaatgtttatatgcaatcaagtttacaacactatcactCTTACAATGAGCAAAAAGtcacctttctcattttcatgttattttgcaataacaagaccatgttttccttgattttggtatgaaattgagcaaatagaattaattgtcatgtcaatttggagttataaggggcaactaaaactgatatgaggtaagttttatatgtttggaatctgtattgcctattctgaaggaattattgccatgtaaacaaaccatcccttggGCCGCcaatatggacatggtgtacagctattcagtaccctgttttccatgggtgactgtaggaacccatggattcgatccatgtaatctttgacaagatgtaactttgctacggaaagtgctatgaaaaaaaggttttcatttttggctttgtttactcaagggctttaatttgatatataaaatgatgcagtttgatggcaaatttgaattcacctagcatacctacatggtAACATGTAATTACAGTTTACACATTCAATGCTATATAGTATTTTGCAGGATACCTTTGACGAGTGCATATTTTAAGTgtacatcacatatttactgGATTGAAACGGACTTGTCTCTAATCATGCTGATTCATTGGCTGCCAAagggcgatctgctgttgccgtgtcgaaattttatgaatgaactttgcgccgtacGTCTTTAGCTCTGAGTTTGCAACATTACGGTAGtacacgctcgtcaaaggtttactgcaaaatattatagaatTAATTGCTATCATTTTTTCGGTCGGTCAGCATTGGCTTGCAATTTTTTGCAACGCCAACggtttatttattctgttaatgttgatatTTAGATTCAtgagttattttgatgagtcaactgtatcttttgagtaaagaCTGCCAGTTTTGAACAAggtctaaaattttgttgaagtgcaactTTAGCTTCATTTTTAATGTGATCGTTCGTCGTGATCGGCTgtatttacttctgaacttccatcgCTTAAACATGGTGTCATGTTTcagtgaatccgactagatttcgAATGGAACGGTCTCTAGTTTCAAATGTGAAGCTCatcagtgagcaaattcgtggctagacttctcaagcaaggtgtcgagaaataaattttgctggtatatggccggatttaccttttgctagCCCCTGGGCActgcaacatgattgccacctctggctcttcggatagaagacacccctAACCCACACTTGTAAcccaagttttttccaagctgttCTGCTGTCCCCAGAGTTCCTTTACCGTGAAAAGCGCACACAAATTTGAAAAGTGTGTGCatttaaaatgcaaaaaattgctatttcaatgctaaaattcaaagggggatgtaccggagtcaccgagccagggggcaaaatttcaatcatcccactgatctgctactaaaagaacattacccaGACAAATGTACATGAACAAgtgaaaaaattgcaatttaaatgctaaaatgaacacaattgaggaCAAATGTTAGTGTCTCAGGACTAAAACCGTGCCAAAGGAGGATGCATAGGCCtattacaacttttggttaatttagtctcGGTATTATGATCCAGCTCGagagtttaaggtggtactacatcccctgataaattttgtgactaattttgcatttttctcaaaaaataactacacactggtaacaaaagttacatatatatactagggcaaggaatccaattacttcactgaaatttcagtgattcaagacaagtggtttattaTACCTGGTAATattttaagaaatgaggtacatactagcggtacctcttttcttatcataaataacataccgctgtcttgagtcactgaaattccagtgtagtaagtggattccttgcccctataatatacgtgaacttgtttattattttggagaaaatgcaaaaatagtctaaatttatCAAGAGGAACTTTCTCAGAAAAATACATCATGTTTTTGAGACATTTCCATCTTGAAAATAATGCAGAATTGTGTCACAcagtaaaaagaaaaaagactatagttttcagcaaggtCCTTCAGTGGCGTCCGACTGCTCTTTGCATAGAAAGAACTACGTAGCCTCACGTAGCTTGATTGCTATGGTACATTAATACTGTTTATATACTGTACCAAGTATGGGTCGTAACTCGTAAGTTaccaaaaaatattgttgttcagTGACAAGTAAAGTCATTGAGTAGACATCTTAAGCTATAAAGTACTTAATGTTTGTCTTTTTTTCGTTTGCTTTTCAGGATGAGTTTCTTGATGTCGTTTACTGGTCAAGACAAATCATAGCTACAGTACTGGGTCTTGTTTGGGGCATTCTGCCACTCAAAGGATTTTTTGGATTAGCATTGTAAGTAATTACCGGCAGGGTACGAAATCCGCAGTACCGTGGTACCGGCGGTGCCAGAAAGAAATTCagagttgcagaaaaaaaaaaatcaagatagacggggtgaaaaaataaatatatcctAAGATCTTGCCATATTACTCGGCTCTGAAAATTTTCTGGGAACACCATCACTCTACTTCACATGAAACAAGAAAAGTTTAGAGTACATTTGTAATGTATTTCCTATTAAAATGTTGCTTCCTGTCCACAAAATCATGCCTTGTCCATGTATATCAATGCAGAATTCTGTAGTGGACCCTACCAGgattgtagctaggatattttctGTGCTGGGTtgtatttgatgaaaatcttgatatttgtcaatttgttaaattttgttatcaaaattgatgaaattcttgactaattcaataaatttgtgcaattttggactcttgagtggtgggctccagtacTTAAATTGCAGTTGAGTGGTgagctccaaaactgagtggtgggcaCTGTCGCCtaccaccgcccactgtagctagaaccctggaccccacccgtttaggCTTATGCAAAATTTGCCAAACAGCAGTTCACGGTGccagaaagaaaaatatttttctctGCCCTGATTACCGGTACTAAAGACTTGTTTTGATACTGACAAATCATGTTACAACATTACAAGTTTGCAAGGGTGCATGTGACTGCATGGCCACTTGGTCCAATTCTCACTTGGTCCAATCCTGTGTATTCCAATTCTCACTTGGTCCAATCCTGTGTATTCCAATTCTCACTTGGCCCAATCCTGTTTAGTCCAATTCTCACTTGGTCCAATCCTGTTTAGTCCAATTCTCACTTGGTCCAATCCTGTTTAGTCCAATTCTCACTTGGTCCAATCCTGTTTAGTCCAATTCTCACTTGGTCCAATCATGTTTAGTCCTCACTTGGTCCAATCATGTTTAGTCTAATTCTCACTTGGTCCAATCATGTTTAGTCCAATTCTCACTTGGTCCAATCATGTTTAGTCCAATTCTCACTTGGTACAATCCCATTTAGTCCAATTCTCACTTGGTCCAATCCTGTTTGTCCAATTCTCACTTGGTCCAATCCTGTTTAGTCCAATTCTCACTTGGTCCAATCCTGTTTAGTCCAATTCTCACTTGGTCCAATCTTGTTTAGTCCAATTCTCACTTGGTCCAATCCTGTTTAGTCCAATtctcacttggtccaatcccatttagtccaaatctcacttggtccaatcccatttagtCCAATTCTCACTTGGTCCAATCCTGTTTAGTCCAATtctcacttggtccaatcccatttagtCCAATTCTCACTTGGTACAATCCTGTTTAGTCCAATTCTCACTTGGTCCAATCTTGTTTAGTCCAATTCTCACTTGGTCCAATCCTGTTTAGTCCAATtctcacttggtccaatcccatttagtccaaatctcacttggtccaatcccatttagtCCAATTCTCACTTGGTCCAATCCTGTTTAGTCCAATTCTCACTTGGTCCAATCATGTTTAGTCCAATTCTCACTTGGTACAATCCCATTTAGTCCAATTCTCACTTGGTCCAATCCTGTTTAGTCCAATTCTCACTTGGTCCAATCCTGTTTAGTCCAATTCTCACTTGGTCCAATCCTGTTTAGTCCAATTCTCACTTGGTCCAATCTTGTTTAGTCCAATTCTCACTTGGTCCAATCCTGTTTAGTCCAATtctcacttggtccaatcccatttagtccaaatctcacttggtccaatcccatttagtCCAATTCTCACTTGGTCCAATCCTGTTTAGTCCAATtctcacttggtccaatcccatttagtCCAATTCTCACTTGGTACAATCCTGTTTAGTCCAATTCTCACTTG is a window of Amphiura filiformis chromosome 2, Afil_fr2py, whole genome shotgun sequence DNA encoding:
- the LOC140146334 gene encoding LOW QUALITY PROTEIN: GEL complex subunit OPTI-like (The sequence of the model RefSeq protein was modified relative to this genomic sequence to represent the inferred CDS: inserted 1 base in 1 codon), which gives rise to MTSRTKKSDKDSSKSIALPSVWQRAFTSXSQWPDKDEFLDVVYWSRQIIATVLGLVWGILPLKGFFGLALFCAFNAGVLYIYFGSFQQVDEEEFGGIWELTKEGFMSSFALFLVVWIIVYSAIYFD